The Oryzias latipes chromosome 1, ASM223467v1 genome contains a region encoding:
- the LOC111947908 gene encoding piggyBac transposable element-derived protein 3-like — translation MPEYNESLDEEENEDEASQEDVPRLPRWRTPHKANITNYPEWQASLPKSDDIKSPYEYFKMFFSEDILEVVVEQSNLYAIQCNTNKPLNLTTKELEQFMGTAVYMSLFGLPGTRMFWNKATRVSQVADTMALNRWEFIKKCLHFNNNEVRQGENVDPLHKIRPLVTHLTSKLQTIPMGEKLAVDEQMVPFKGRNRLKQYLPAKPKKWVYKILVLAGCDGVPHNFEIYTGRVVQPPELPDVGASGNVVLRLAQPIPKHQKHKLFFDNWFTSVPLILTLAQQGIHCAGTVRSNRLPGVSLMCDAELKRTGRGSFDQKTAMVGETTLHAVKWYDNRSVSLLSDYIGAHPVTDVDRWDGKQKKVIRVPCPAVVREYNKNMGGVDLLDSLIALYRTKIRSKKWYHRLMFHFIDITTVTAWLLYKRDCSSTGMSKEEQIRLYTFKSYIGESLCKSGKNLEHKRGRPSSTIAGEYKEKRRRGPATPIPVPDVRLDATAHWMVMDKKKGRCKVPGCKDRESCLQLKAI, via the coding sequence ATGCCTGAGTACAATGAGTCACTGGATGAAGAGGAAAATGAGGATGAAGCATCACAGGAAGATGTTCCACGCTTACCCCGTTGGAGAACACCCCACAAGGCCAACATCACTAATTACCCAGAATGGCAGGCCAGCCTTCCAAAATCAGACGATATCAAGTCCCCCTATGAATActtcaagatgtttttttctgaagacaTTCTGGAAGTAGTTGTAGAGCAGTCAAATTTATATGCCATTCAGTGTAACACCAACAAGCCCCTTAACCTCACCACTAAAGAGCTGGAGCAATTCATGGGTACAGCAGTGTACATGTCATTGTTTGGATTGCCAGGCACCCGGATGTTTTGGAACAAAGCCACCCGAGTTTCCCAGGTAGCTGACACCATGGCACTGAACAGATGGGAGTTCATCAAAAAATGTCTGCACTTCAACAACAATGAAGTGAGACAAGGAGAAAATGTTGATCCTCTCCACAAAATCAGACCACTGGTCACTCATCTCACCTCAAAGCTGCAGACAATCCCAATGGGTGAGAAATTGGCTGTAGATGAGCAGATGGTCCCTTTCAAGGGAAGAAACAGACTCAAGCAATACCTgccagcaaaaccaaaaaaatgggTCTACAAGATACTTGTCTTGGCTGGCTGTGATGGTGTCCCGCACAATTTTGAGATCTATACAGGGAGAGTTGTGCAACCCCCTGAGCTGCCAGATGTAGGAGCAAGTGGCAACGTTGTCCTCCGCCTGGCCCAGCCAATACCTAAACACCAGAAACATAAGCTTTTCTTTGACAACTGGTTCACGAGtgttcctctcattctcacacTTGCTCAGCAGGGAATTCACTGTGCTGGCACTGTCCGTAGCAACAGACTACCAGGTGTGAGCCTGATGTGTGATGCTGAGTTGAAAAGAACTGGACGTGGATCTTTTGACCAGAAGACGGCCATGGTTGGAGAAACCACCTTGCATGCTGTGAAGTGGTATGATAACCGTTCAGTCAGTCTTCTCAGTGATTACATTGGAGCACACCCGGTCACTGATGTTGATAGGTGGGATggcaagcaaaaaaaagtaatcagaGTTCCCTGTCCTGCTGTGGTGAGAGAGTACAACAAGAATATGGGTGGAGTGGATCTGCTGGACTCTCTCATTGCACTGTACCGCACCAAAATCAGGTCGAAGAAGTGGTACCACCGACTGATGTTTCACTTTATTGACATAACCACCGTGACTGCCTGGCTGCTCTACAAGAGAGACTGCAGCAGCACTGGGATGAGTAAAGAGGAACAGATCAGGCTTTATACGTTCAAGTCATATATTGGAGAAAGCTTATGCAAAAGTGGCAAGAATCTGGAGCATAAGAGAGGTCGTCCCAGTTCCACAATTGCTGGGGAGTacaaagaaaagaggagaagaggACCCGCTACACCTATTCCAGTCCCTGATGTGCGTCTGGATGCCACAGCCCACTGGATGGTCATGGATAAAAAGAAAGGGAGATGCAAGGTACCAGGATGCAAAG